In Nymphaea colorata isolate Beijing-Zhang1983 chromosome 5, ASM883128v2, whole genome shotgun sequence, one genomic interval encodes:
- the LOC116253846 gene encoding protein DAMAGED DNA-BINDING 2 isoform X1 — MVVSRRPRQQNFPKFLVERESDSEESSSGEEEEEELERDEDNDDDDGVGVTTPPFSRPRSSSRSSGSGLTAFEESRWASRRSKTALPPITISLKKVCKVCKGTGHEAGFRGATYIDCPKKPCFLCKQPGHTTITCPHRVAPEHALVPTPRRNSKRPLDYVFERQLRCNVRTIKPRFVIPNQVDCAIIRLHSRRVTCLEFHPTNNKILLSADKKGQLGIWDYNRVSEKTIYDSIHSCILNSMKFNPVNDGTLYTTSADGTISCTDLEIGIPNLLMDLNSSGWNGPANWRMLHGLDINSDKQLVLVTDNIGYIYMLDLRSNKTTGEPILIHKKGTKVVGLHCNPLQPDLLLSCGNDHFARIWDVRRLEAGSCIESLVHGRVVNSAYFSPLTGNKILTTSQDNRIRVWDSIFGNLERPSREIVHSHDFNRHLTCFRAEWDPKDPSESLAVIGRYISENYNGVALHPIDFIDISTGQLVAEVMEPSITTISSVNKLHPREDIMASGSSRSLYVWRPKGLQESDQAEAEGRGDLSTRISYCGKDGKGKKGKRSGDDDDDDGDNDDEFPSKASGRTRSSYILKARGVHA; from the exons ATGGTCGTTTCACGTCGACCGAGGCAGCAGAATTTCCCCAAGTTTCTTGTTGAGAGGGAATCCGATTCAGAGGAGAGCAGCTccggcgaagaagaagaagaagaattagaaAGGGACGAAGACAACGATGACGACGATGGCGTTGGAGTGACAACCCCGCCTTTTTCGCGACCCAGGAGTTCATCGAGATCGAGCGGAAGTGGCTTGACCGCTTTCGAAGAATCGAGGTGGGCTTCGAGAAGGTCGAAGACGGCATTGCCGCCTATCACCATCTCCCTCAAGAAAGTGTGCAAG GTATGCAAAGGGACAGGGCATGAAGCTGGGTTCAGAGGAGCCACCTACATCGATTGCCCTAAAAAGCCGTGCTTCTTGTGTAAGCAGCCTG GGCACACGACGATCACTTGTCCCCACAGAGTAGCTCCGGAACATGCACTTGTTCCCACCCCAAGAAGGAACTCCAAGAGGCCGTTGGATTACGTGTTCGAACGCCAGCTCAGATGCAACGTCCGTACG ATCAAGCCAAGATTTGTTATTCCTAATCAAGTGGATTGTGCAATCATCAGATTGCATAGTAGGCGTGTGACATGCCTAGAGTTCCATCCCACCAACAACAAAATTCTCTTATCAGCAGATAAG AAAGGACAGCTTGGGATCTGGGATTATAATAGAGTGAGTGAGAAGACAATTTATGACTCAATACATTCCTGTATCCTGAACAGCATGAA GTTCAACCCTGTGAATGATGGAACTTTATACACTACATCTGCAGATGGGACCATTAGCTGTACTGATTTGGAAATTGGAATTCCTAATCTCTTGATGGACCTGAATTCTAGTGGGTGGAAT GGTCCGGCAAATTGGCGGATGCTACATGGATTGGATATTAACTCAGACAAGCAACTTGTGCTTGTAACAGATAACATTGGATATATCTATAT GTTGGATCTGCGTTCGAACAAGACAACTGGGGAGCCAATTTTGATTCATAAAAAAGGAACGAAGGTGGTAGGGCTTCACTGCAACCCCCTGCAACCAGACCTGCTCCTTAGCTGTGGCAACGATCACTTC GCCCGCATTTGGGATGTACGGCGGTTGGAGGCAGGTTCCTGTATTGAAAGTCTTGTACATGGCCGTGTTGTTAACTCTGCCTATTTTTCTCCACTGACTGGTAATAAAATTCTAACTACCTCTCAAGACAATCGAATTCGTGTATGGGATTCTATTTTCGGTAATTTGGAGCGCCCAAGCAGAGAGATTGTCCATAGTCACGATTTCAACCGGCATCTGACTTGTTTCAGAGCTGAATGGGATCCAAAG GATCCATCAGAATCCCTTGCAGTTATTGGGAGATACATAAGCGAGAACTATAATGGTGTCGCATTGCATCCTATCGATTTCATTGACATTAGTACTGGACAATTAGTCGCTGAGGTTATGGAACCCAGTATCACGACAATCAGTTCGGTGAACAAGCTTCATCCTAGAGAGGACATCATGGCGTCGGGAAGCTCAAG GTCTCTCTACGTCTGGAGGCCCAAGGGATTGCAGGAGTCTGACCAAGCTGAAGCTGAAGGACGTGGAGATTTGTCGACTAGGATCTCGTATTGTGGGAAGGATGGGAAGGGAAAGAAGGGCAAGCGGagtggtgatgatgatgatgatgatggtgataaCGATGATGAATTTCCTAGCAAAGCCTCTGGAAGAACTAGATCAAGTTATATTCTAAAAGCTCGTGGAGTCCACGCCTAA
- the LOC116253846 gene encoding DNA damage-binding protein 2 isoform X2: MVVSRRPRQQNFPKFLVERESDSEESSSGEEEEEELERDEDNDDDDGVGVTTPPFSRPRSSSRSSGSGLTAFEESRWASRRSKTALPPITISLKKVCKVCKGTGHEAGFRGATYIDCPKKPCFLCKQPGHTTITCPHRVAPEHALVPTPRRNSKRPLDYVFERQLRCNVRTIKPRFVIPNQVDCAIIRLHSRRVTCLEFHPTNNKILLSADKKGQLGIWDYNRVSEKTIYDSIHSCILNSMKFNPVNDGTLYTTSADGTISCTDLEIGIPNLLMDLNSSGWNGPANWRMLHGLDINSDKQLVLVTDNIGYIYMLDLRSNKTTGEPILIHKKGTKVVGLHCNPLQPDLLLSCGNDHFARIWDVRRLEAGSCIESLVHGRVVNSAYFSPLTGNKILTTSQDNRIRVWDSIFGNLERPSREIVHSHDFNRHLTCFRAEWDPKDPSESLAVIGRYISENYNGVALHPIDFIDISTGQLVAEVMEPSITTISSVNKLHPREDIMASGSSRFFLFPLFWTCICKCNHC, encoded by the exons ATGGTCGTTTCACGTCGACCGAGGCAGCAGAATTTCCCCAAGTTTCTTGTTGAGAGGGAATCCGATTCAGAGGAGAGCAGCTccggcgaagaagaagaagaagaattagaaAGGGACGAAGACAACGATGACGACGATGGCGTTGGAGTGACAACCCCGCCTTTTTCGCGACCCAGGAGTTCATCGAGATCGAGCGGAAGTGGCTTGACCGCTTTCGAAGAATCGAGGTGGGCTTCGAGAAGGTCGAAGACGGCATTGCCGCCTATCACCATCTCCCTCAAGAAAGTGTGCAAG GTATGCAAAGGGACAGGGCATGAAGCTGGGTTCAGAGGAGCCACCTACATCGATTGCCCTAAAAAGCCGTGCTTCTTGTGTAAGCAGCCTG GGCACACGACGATCACTTGTCCCCACAGAGTAGCTCCGGAACATGCACTTGTTCCCACCCCAAGAAGGAACTCCAAGAGGCCGTTGGATTACGTGTTCGAACGCCAGCTCAGATGCAACGTCCGTACG ATCAAGCCAAGATTTGTTATTCCTAATCAAGTGGATTGTGCAATCATCAGATTGCATAGTAGGCGTGTGACATGCCTAGAGTTCCATCCCACCAACAACAAAATTCTCTTATCAGCAGATAAG AAAGGACAGCTTGGGATCTGGGATTATAATAGAGTGAGTGAGAAGACAATTTATGACTCAATACATTCCTGTATCCTGAACAGCATGAA GTTCAACCCTGTGAATGATGGAACTTTATACACTACATCTGCAGATGGGACCATTAGCTGTACTGATTTGGAAATTGGAATTCCTAATCTCTTGATGGACCTGAATTCTAGTGGGTGGAAT GGTCCGGCAAATTGGCGGATGCTACATGGATTGGATATTAACTCAGACAAGCAACTTGTGCTTGTAACAGATAACATTGGATATATCTATAT GTTGGATCTGCGTTCGAACAAGACAACTGGGGAGCCAATTTTGATTCATAAAAAAGGAACGAAGGTGGTAGGGCTTCACTGCAACCCCCTGCAACCAGACCTGCTCCTTAGCTGTGGCAACGATCACTTC GCCCGCATTTGGGATGTACGGCGGTTGGAGGCAGGTTCCTGTATTGAAAGTCTTGTACATGGCCGTGTTGTTAACTCTGCCTATTTTTCTCCACTGACTGGTAATAAAATTCTAACTACCTCTCAAGACAATCGAATTCGTGTATGGGATTCTATTTTCGGTAATTTGGAGCGCCCAAGCAGAGAGATTGTCCATAGTCACGATTTCAACCGGCATCTGACTTGTTTCAGAGCTGAATGGGATCCAAAG GATCCATCAGAATCCCTTGCAGTTATTGGGAGATACATAAGCGAGAACTATAATGGTGTCGCATTGCATCCTATCGATTTCATTGACATTAGTACTGGACAATTAGTCGCTGAGGTTATGGAACCCAGTATCACGACAATCAGTTCGGTGAACAAGCTTCATCCTAGAGAGGACATCATGGCGTCGGGAAGCTCAAGgttcttccttttccctttattttggaCCTGTATTTGTAAGTGTAATCACTGTTAA
- the LOC116253817 gene encoding cytochrome P450 90A1-like isoform X1: MEDLFVVALSVSLYVLFWLYVKGKNRRCGKDGVPPGSLGLPLLGETLKLISAYKSSNPEPFIDERRARYGNLFTTHVFGEATIFSTDAEVNRFILQNEGKLFMGDYPSSISNLLGRHSLVLMKGSLHKRMHSLTMSFANSSIIKDHLFFHIERLVRLNLDSWGDTVLLQDETKKITFDIAVKQMMGLEPGEWTEKLRKEYLLLIEGFFSLPVPLFFTTYARALKARSRAADALRATVKQRKGVRGEEAEEGDGQRRRNDMMEALLREGLSDEEIVDFLLALLVAGYETTSTIMTLAVKFISHNPRALSQLKVDTPRLCACMLLVEEHEEIRRRRQDSEALAWSDYKSMPFTQCVINETLRVANIIGGVFRRAVTDVHVKGHTIPKGWKVFASFRAVHLDHQLYEDARTFNPWRWQSDHKGIQAGIFTPFGGGPRLCPGHELARVEISVFLHHLVTTFRWEEAEEDKLVFFPTTRTLKRYPIKVSRRNSELS, encoded by the exons ATGGAAGATCTTTTCGTTGTCGCGCTTTCCGTCTCCCTCTACGTCCTCTTCTGGCTGTATGTGAAGGGCAAGAATAGGAGGTGCGGGAAGGATGGCGTCCCTCCGGGCTCCCTCGGCCTTCCCCTGTTGGGCGAGACCCTGAAACTCATCTCCGCTTATAAGTCCAGCAATCCCGAGCCTTTCATTGACGAGAGAAGAGCTCG GTATGGTAACTTGTTTACCACTCACGTCTTTGGGGAGGCCACCATCTTCTCGACGGACGCAGAGGTGAACCGCTTCATCCTTCAGAACGAAGGGAAGCTGTTCATGGGGGACTATCCCAGCTCCATCTCCAATTTGCTGGGGAGGCACTCGCTCGTGCTGATGAAGGGCAGCCTTCACAAGCGGATGCATTCCCTCACTATGAGCTTCGCCAACTCCTCCATCATCAAGGATCACCTCTTCTTCCACATCGAGAGGCTTGTCCGTCTCAACCTCGACTCTTGGGGAGATACCGTCCTCCTCCAGGACGAGACCAAGAAG ATCACGTTCGATATTGCGGTAAAACAAATGATGGGTTTGGAGCCAGGGGAATGGACGGAAAAACTGAGGAAGGAATACCTACTACTGATCGAAggatttttctctctccccgtCCCCCTATTCTTCACCACCTACGCTAGAGCTCTCAAG GCGAGGTCGAGAGCAGCGGACGCTCTGAGAGCGACGGTGAAGCAGAGGAAAGGAGTTCGGGGAGAAGAGGCGGAGGAAGGCGATGGGCAGAGGAGGCGGAACGACATGATGGAAGCTCTCTTACGAGAGGGGCTGTCGGATGAGGAGATAGTGGACTTCCTTTTGGCGCTTCTGGTTGCAGGCTACGAGACAACGTCCACGATTATGACTCTGGCGGTCAAATTCATTTCGCACAATCCCCGCGCCTTATCGCAACTGAAGGTTGACACTCCACGCTTGTGTGCGTGCATGTTGCTAGTG GAAGAACATGAAGAAATCAGGCGCAGAAGACAAGATTCTGAGGCATTGGCGTGGAGCGATTACAAGTCCATGCCTTTCACCCAATGC GTAATCAACGAGACTTTGCGGGTAGCGAACATCATCGGCGGTGTTTTCCGACGAGCCGTTACCGATGTCCATGTCAAAG GTCATACCATCCCCAAAGGCTGGAAGGTGTTTGCCTCGTTCCGGGCCGTCCATCTCGATCACCAACTCTACGAAGATGCCCGGACCTTCAACCCTTGGAGGTGGCAG AGCGATCACAAGGGCATTCAAGCCGGCATCTTTACTCCGTTTGGCGGGGGACCCCGTCTCTGCCCAGGTCACGAGCTTGCCCGGGTTGAGATCTCCGTCTTCCTTCATCACCTCGTCACCACTTTCAG ATgggaggaggcggaggaggacAAGCTGGTCTTCTTTCCCACTACCAGAACTCTGAAGCGTTATCCTATTAAAGTCAGTAGGAGGAAttccgaactcagctga
- the LOC116253817 gene encoding cytochrome P450 90A1-like isoform X2: protein MEDLFVVALSVSLYVLFWLYVKGKNRRCGKDGVPPGSLGLPLLGETLKLISAYKSSNPEPFIDERRARYGNLFTTHVFGEATIFSTDAEVNRFILQNEGKLFMGDYPSSISNLLGRHSLVLMKGSLHKRMHSLTMSFANSSIIKDHLFFHIERLVRLNLDSWGDTVLLQDETKKITFDIAVKQMMGLEPGEWTEKLRKEYLLLIEGFFSLPVPLFFTTYARALKARSRAADALRATVKQRKGVRGEEAEEGDGQRRRNDMMEALLREGLSDEEIVDFLLALLVAGYETTSTIMTLAVKFISHNPRALSQLKEEHEEIRRRRQDSEALAWSDYKSMPFTQCVINETLRVANIIGGVFRRAVTDVHVKGHTIPKGWKVFASFRAVHLDHQLYEDARTFNPWRWQSDHKGIQAGIFTPFGGGPRLCPGHELARVEISVFLHHLVTTFRWEEAEEDKLVFFPTTRTLKRYPIKVSRRNSELS, encoded by the exons ATGGAAGATCTTTTCGTTGTCGCGCTTTCCGTCTCCCTCTACGTCCTCTTCTGGCTGTATGTGAAGGGCAAGAATAGGAGGTGCGGGAAGGATGGCGTCCCTCCGGGCTCCCTCGGCCTTCCCCTGTTGGGCGAGACCCTGAAACTCATCTCCGCTTATAAGTCCAGCAATCCCGAGCCTTTCATTGACGAGAGAAGAGCTCG GTATGGTAACTTGTTTACCACTCACGTCTTTGGGGAGGCCACCATCTTCTCGACGGACGCAGAGGTGAACCGCTTCATCCTTCAGAACGAAGGGAAGCTGTTCATGGGGGACTATCCCAGCTCCATCTCCAATTTGCTGGGGAGGCACTCGCTCGTGCTGATGAAGGGCAGCCTTCACAAGCGGATGCATTCCCTCACTATGAGCTTCGCCAACTCCTCCATCATCAAGGATCACCTCTTCTTCCACATCGAGAGGCTTGTCCGTCTCAACCTCGACTCTTGGGGAGATACCGTCCTCCTCCAGGACGAGACCAAGAAG ATCACGTTCGATATTGCGGTAAAACAAATGATGGGTTTGGAGCCAGGGGAATGGACGGAAAAACTGAGGAAGGAATACCTACTACTGATCGAAggatttttctctctccccgtCCCCCTATTCTTCACCACCTACGCTAGAGCTCTCAAG GCGAGGTCGAGAGCAGCGGACGCTCTGAGAGCGACGGTGAAGCAGAGGAAAGGAGTTCGGGGAGAAGAGGCGGAGGAAGGCGATGGGCAGAGGAGGCGGAACGACATGATGGAAGCTCTCTTACGAGAGGGGCTGTCGGATGAGGAGATAGTGGACTTCCTTTTGGCGCTTCTGGTTGCAGGCTACGAGACAACGTCCACGATTATGACTCTGGCGGTCAAATTCATTTCGCACAATCCCCGCGCCTTATCGCAACTGAAG GAAGAACATGAAGAAATCAGGCGCAGAAGACAAGATTCTGAGGCATTGGCGTGGAGCGATTACAAGTCCATGCCTTTCACCCAATGC GTAATCAACGAGACTTTGCGGGTAGCGAACATCATCGGCGGTGTTTTCCGACGAGCCGTTACCGATGTCCATGTCAAAG GTCATACCATCCCCAAAGGCTGGAAGGTGTTTGCCTCGTTCCGGGCCGTCCATCTCGATCACCAACTCTACGAAGATGCCCGGACCTTCAACCCTTGGAGGTGGCAG AGCGATCACAAGGGCATTCAAGCCGGCATCTTTACTCCGTTTGGCGGGGGACCCCGTCTCTGCCCAGGTCACGAGCTTGCCCGGGTTGAGATCTCCGTCTTCCTTCATCACCTCGTCACCACTTTCAG ATgggaggaggcggaggaggacAAGCTGGTCTTCTTTCCCACTACCAGAACTCTGAAGCGTTATCCTATTAAAGTCAGTAGGAGGAAttccgaactcagctga